In a single window of the Bos javanicus breed banteng chromosome 16, ARS-OSU_banteng_1.0, whole genome shotgun sequence genome:
- the TMEM52 gene encoding transmembrane protein 52 isoform X2, producing the protein MLRKHLWDGPWGGNCVGRALKWPRACLWGAGTLEGAADLGGRVGAGTWAWLQGQSSNGRSLGWEGFTLGAAQGRGPHIAAWPQGSLPLSPLSMFSRAPADRGLLLLPPLLPLPQVALGFVEGSCDPSDQLILLTALLLLLCGVSASCVRFCHLRKRAHSQPHLPPAPEPCDLTAIPVDSDSPAHSTVTSYSSVQCWLGMQVPLPFGELDLDSTTLPAYSLYAPEPPPSYEEAIKMTKTRQEEPPLSL; encoded by the exons ATGCTAAGGAAACATCTATGGGACGGACCATGGGGCGGGAATTGCGTGGGCAGGGCCCTGAAGTGGCCAAGGGCCTGCCTGTGGGGGGCGGGGACTCTAGAGGGCGCCGCTGAtcttggggggagggtgggggcggggaccTGGGCGTGGCTACAAGGCCAATCCTCCAATGGACGTAGTCTCGGGTGGGAGGGGTTTACGCTGGGAGCGGCCCAGGGGCGTGGCCCTCATATAGCCGCCTGGCCTCAGGGCTCGCTACCTCTGTCGCCGCTGAGCATGTTCTCCCGGGCACCGGCTGACCGCGGGCTCCTGCTGTTGCCGCCACTCTTACCGCTGCCGCAG GTGGCGCTGGGTTTCGTGGAAGGCAGCTGCGATCCCTCGGACCA GCTTATCCTGCTCActgccctcctgctgctgctctgtgGAGTCTCAGCCAGCTGTGTCCGGTTCTGCCACCTCCGGAAGCGGGCACACTCACAGCCACACCTGCCGCCAGCCCCTGAGCCTTGCGACCTGACAGCCATTCCCGTGGATAGTGACAGCCCAGCGCACAGCACTGTGACCT CCTACAGCTCCGTGCAGTGCTGGCTGGGCATGCAGGTACCCCTGCCCTTCGGGGAGCTGGACCTCGACTCCACAACCCTTCCGGCCTACAGCCTGTACGCCCCTGAGCCGCCGCCTTCCTATGAGGAGGCCATCAAGATGACGAAGACCAGACAGGAAGAGCCACCCCTCTCCCTGTAA
- the TMEM52 gene encoding transmembrane protein 52 isoform X1 encodes MLRKHLWDGPWGGNCVGRALKWPRACLWGAGTLEGAADLGGRVGAGTWAWLQGQSSNGRSLGWEGFTLGAAQGRGPHIAAWPQGSLPLSPLSMFSRAPADRGLLLLPPLLPLPQVALGFVEGSCDPSDQCPPQARWSSLWHVGLILLTALLLLLCGVSASCVRFCHLRKRAHSQPHLPPAPEPCDLTAIPVDSDSPAHSTVTSYSSVQCWLGMQVPLPFGELDLDSTTLPAYSLYAPEPPPSYEEAIKMTKTRQEEPPLSL; translated from the exons ATGCTAAGGAAACATCTATGGGACGGACCATGGGGCGGGAATTGCGTGGGCAGGGCCCTGAAGTGGCCAAGGGCCTGCCTGTGGGGGGCGGGGACTCTAGAGGGCGCCGCTGAtcttggggggagggtgggggcggggaccTGGGCGTGGCTACAAGGCCAATCCTCCAATGGACGTAGTCTCGGGTGGGAGGGGTTTACGCTGGGAGCGGCCCAGGGGCGTGGCCCTCATATAGCCGCCTGGCCTCAGGGCTCGCTACCTCTGTCGCCGCTGAGCATGTTCTCCCGGGCACCGGCTGACCGCGGGCTCCTGCTGTTGCCGCCACTCTTACCGCTGCCGCAG GTGGCGCTGGGTTTCGTGGAAGGCAGCTGCGATCCCTCGGACCA GTGCCCGCCCCAGGCCCGCTGGAGCAGCCTGTGGCACGTGGG GCTTATCCTGCTCActgccctcctgctgctgctctgtgGAGTCTCAGCCAGCTGTGTCCGGTTCTGCCACCTCCGGAAGCGGGCACACTCACAGCCACACCTGCCGCCAGCCCCTGAGCCTTGCGACCTGACAGCCATTCCCGTGGATAGTGACAGCCCAGCGCACAGCACTGTGACCT CCTACAGCTCCGTGCAGTGCTGGCTGGGCATGCAGGTACCCCTGCCCTTCGGGGAGCTGGACCTCGACTCCACAACCCTTCCGGCCTACAGCCTGTACGCCCCTGAGCCGCCGCCTTCCTATGAGGAGGCCATCAAGATGACGAAGACCAGACAGGAAGAGCCACCCCTCTCCCTGTAA
- the CALML6 gene encoding LOW QUALITY PROTEIN: calmodulin-like protein 6 (The sequence of the model RefSeq protein was modified relative to this genomic sequence to represent the inferred CDS: substituted 1 base at 1 genomic stop codon) — MARPVGHCLPRWEPEDLGPKVQERGATAPVRSMYVSKGQAHMCRAVRCCGILLLNNLAPELPREPALLFRARGRSAPWALCPRPFSLPWTEGGGAPGEPGPASPQTERLSQGRXRMTRGVSEMFSEEGKGQVKTDELEWLVSLLGINSTKSELASTAKDVDRVKKGFFNCSNLLALMGLYWEKAQNQEGKLRAALCIFDKEARGYIDWDTLKYVLMNVGEPLNEQMMKEADENGDGTLNYEGEQRMGPGSPVGLLTCPSALRVQGMMTGESFKLVQ; from the exons ATGGCCAGGCCAGTAGGTCACTGCCTACCTAGATGGGAGCCTGAGGACCTGGGCCCCAAGGTCCAGGAGCGCGGAGCCACTGCCCCAGTTCGTAGTATGTATGTGTCTAAGGGTCAAGCACACATGTGCAGGGCTGTGCGCTGCTGTGGCATCTTGTTACTAAACAACCTGGCCCCGGAGCTCCCCCGGGAGCCAGCTTTGCTGTTCCGAGCGAGAGGGAGGTCAG CGCCATGGGCCTTGTGTCCCAGGCCCTTCAGCCTCCCCTGGACTGAGGGTGGAGGAGCCCCTGGTGAGCCTGGGCCCGCATCCCCACAGACGGAGCGCCTGTCACAGGGCAGATAAAGGATGACAAGGGGGGTCTCTGAGATGTTCAGTGAGGAGGGCAAAGGGCAAGTGAAGACGGATGAGCTGGAGTGGCTCGTGAGTCTCCTGGGCATCAACTCCACCAAGAGCGAGTTGGCCTCCACGGCCAAGGATGTGGACAGAGTTA AGAAAGGGTTCTTCAACTGCAGCAACCTCCTGGCCCTGATGGGGTTGTACTGGGAGAAGGCCCAGAACCAAGAGGGCAAGCTGAGGGCAGCCTTGTGCATCTTTGACAAGGAGGCCAGGGGCTACATTGACTGGGACACGCTCAA GTACGTGCTCATGAACGTAGGCGAGCCCCTCAATGAGCAAATGATGAAGGAAGCCGACGAGAATGGGGACGGGACCCTCAACTACGAGGGTGAGCAGAGGATGGGCCCCGGGAGCCCGGTCGGTCTGCTGACCTGTCCCTCTGCTCTCAGAGTTCAAGGCATGATGACTGGGGAGTCCTTCAAGCTGGTTCAGTAG